The Streptomyces europaeiscabiei genome window below encodes:
- a CDS encoding serine/threonine-protein kinase codes for MGPGRTDLPGYEIDEVLGQGGFATVYRARQLAVGREVALKVDSRVLSTPRDRQRFMREVTAAGQLSGHPHVVPVYDAGVLADNRPYMVLELCPGGSLGDRLHRQGAFPAKEARDIGVGLADAVAAAHAAGVLHRDIKPGNVMVNRYGGVALTDFGLAAMPQPGRELSVTREALTPAYAPPEAFHMADPTPAGDVYSLAATVYALLCGRPPHYPEDGTQLSLAELIVRHTWPYADLPGLPPAFNSALRYALAADPAHRMSDAGAFRDALAAVDLDTVDLRGGGGGAGGGGGFGPAPGMTTMPPYRGAPPTTMPPYGAVPPTTKPPYGDAPPYGGGTTVVPEAGGAGGTTVVPGPGGDGDGGRKGAARRRPAVIAVLAAVAVSVSVSVTVVTYQNGGTDDGDGGGSATADSPSAGATAEDKGTSGFGAATTTENCPATDVDGVGGRCVATPECWSGIVDISGIVTVSRADCQTKHVWETFAIAPLPEDGMTNNARDLIKHPDVKALCSQKVMAATMTAAGRDIADEWNVDIIPPSAAEWDKGLRVFRCVAAAVTDDGEKTGSQFAVRG; via the coding sequence ATGGGGCCCGGAAGAACGGACCTGCCCGGATACGAGATCGACGAAGTCCTGGGACAGGGCGGATTCGCCACGGTGTACCGGGCGCGGCAGCTGGCCGTGGGTCGGGAGGTCGCGCTGAAGGTGGACAGCAGGGTGCTGTCCACACCGCGCGACCGGCAGCGCTTCATGCGCGAGGTCACGGCCGCCGGGCAACTGTCCGGACACCCCCATGTGGTTCCGGTGTACGACGCCGGGGTCCTCGCCGACAACCGCCCCTACATGGTGCTGGAGCTGTGCCCCGGCGGCTCCCTGGGCGACCGGCTGCACCGGCAGGGCGCGTTCCCGGCCAAGGAGGCACGCGACATCGGGGTGGGCCTGGCCGACGCGGTGGCCGCCGCCCACGCCGCCGGGGTGCTGCACCGCGACATCAAGCCCGGCAACGTCATGGTCAACCGGTACGGGGGTGTCGCCCTCACCGACTTCGGCCTGGCCGCCATGCCTCAGCCGGGACGAGAACTGTCCGTGACCCGGGAGGCGTTGACCCCCGCGTACGCGCCGCCCGAGGCCTTCCACATGGCGGACCCCACCCCGGCCGGCGACGTGTACTCACTGGCCGCGACCGTCTACGCCCTGTTGTGCGGCCGCCCGCCGCACTACCCGGAGGACGGCACCCAGCTCAGCCTCGCCGAACTGATCGTGCGCCACACCTGGCCGTACGCCGACCTCCCCGGGCTGCCGCCCGCCTTCAACTCGGCGCTCCGGTACGCCCTCGCGGCCGACCCCGCCCACCGCATGTCCGACGCGGGCGCGTTCCGCGACGCCCTCGCCGCCGTCGACCTCGACACAGTGGACCTGCGAGGCGGCGGTGGGGGAGCGGGAGGTGGCGGTGGCTTCGGGCCGGCGCCCGGCATGACGACGATGCCCCCTTACCGGGGTGCCCCGCCCACGACGATGCCGCCGTACGGGGCCGTGCCGCCCACGACGAAGCCGCCGTACGGGGACGCGCCGCCGTACGGGGGCGGTACGACCGTGGTCCCTGAGGCGGGCGGTGCGGGTGGTACCACCGTCGTCCCCGGGCCCGGTGGCGACGGCGACGGTGGGCGGAAGGGGGCGGCGCGGCGTCGGCCGGCGGTGATCGCCGTACTGGCGGCCGTGGCCGTCTCCGTGAGCGTGTCGGTCACCGTGGTGACGTACCAGAACGGCGGCACGGACGACGGTGATGGGGGCGGCTCCGCCACCGCCGACTCGCCGTCCGCCGGTGCCACCGCCGAGGACAAAGGCACCTCTGGGTTCGGGGCGGCGACCACCACGGAGAACTGCCCCGCGACCGACGTCGACGGCGTGGGTGGCCGGTGCGTCGCGACCCCGGAGTGCTGGAGCGGCATCGTCGACATCTCCGGCATCGTCACCGTCAGCCGTGCGGACTGCCAGACCAAGCACGTGTGGGAGACCTTCGCGATCGCGCCGCTGCCGGAGGACGGCATGACCAACAACGCGCGGGACCTGATCAAACACCCGGACGTCAAGGCGCTGTGCTCACAGAAGGTGATGGCCGCGACGATGACCGCCGCCGGCCGTGACATCGCGGACGAGTGGAACGTCGACATCATCCCGCCGTCGGCGGCCGAATGGGACAAGGGGCTGCGCGTCTTCCGCTGTGTGGCCGCGGCGGTCACGGACGACGGCGAGAAGACGGGGAGTCAGTTCGCGGTGCGGGGGTGA
- a CDS encoding family 78 glycoside hydrolase catalytic domain: MAQDVSRRRLLQFGGIAAASVVLSGPRAFSASGPVGMAAAAEATPAPTGMLTDLLPQALGTSAGQNPRFSWQVPDLREGTVQRAYQLQLAATPGGFEDDDQLVWDSGKLDSVDSTAVPYGGPALKPRTAYWWRVRSWVNKRSAWSEPVLLATSVEDEWEAKPIWVPAGPVMTDGTFTVRVKITAVAAGLWFRATSTANNYMWQLRAGTTGVLRKHVCVNGTYTVLGEVKLPFAVTAGEWVDLGVTMTGATFTTTVNGTVVDTTTDSRYASGNVGLRNGSTESQTYDRVTFTAADGTVLLDDDFASDKGTFATGTVSGGVLTFPTGASSLSSYGADDTWALLRHEYDTKAGKEIAAAILYVAATSPDPARQYVAKVWSNGTTVGYASVRSGAGTAYQAFDVTSTLRADGKANALAALCWTTSQQKFLAQLEITYTDGSRSTVASGDGWKARRQAGLLPSKGSAGSSYFTVPQEYWDLRREPVGWTKPGFDDGDWLKPVVRTAIDGLVPALIEAIRPHDVTPASVTEVADGRWLVDLGREIVGGLALEVTGGAGDTVEVRLGEELNTDGTVKYQLRATNTYREVWTLRDGEQRFEHWGYRGFRWAELRTTLDLSKAVVTGRAWKLDWNDSDASFRSSDADLDRVWELCRYSIEATRGDLYTDTPTRERGPYEGDALINQLSEYGVQRSYALARWSNDYLARKGTWPTEYRLMCAISAWEDYLATGDDRQLAKDYDLLTAKNLTSYLDSQGLVRKAPGSTSQNLGDLVDWPAASRDGYVFTNVNTVVNAFQYAAFEALAGCAAALGKDADATALRGRADTLATAMRATLLDSAGGRFLDGVGTTHSAQHATAFPVALGVADALDDKVLARLGDTLAAGGMKVSVYGSQFLLDALFRLGRSDAALALLTSTATNSWLHMLDALKATIVTEAWDPALKSNMTLSHAWASAPANAVARHILGVQVTEPGAAGFRIRPRTGSLTEVDGTVPSLRGPVSVQVQRSGDTHTTRVTLPPNSTAVLEVEIGDASPKAYRVKAVTPRGEGSAKVESFTDLTGTVLRIGLLGSGTTEVRRKTS; this comes from the coding sequence ATGGCTCAGGACGTCTCACGGCGAAGACTTCTCCAGTTCGGCGGCATCGCGGCCGCCTCCGTCGTCCTGTCCGGGCCCCGGGCCTTCTCCGCCTCCGGCCCGGTGGGCATGGCCGCTGCCGCGGAGGCGACGCCCGCGCCGACCGGGATGCTCACGGATCTGCTGCCGCAGGCCCTCGGTACCAGCGCCGGGCAGAACCCTCGCTTCAGCTGGCAGGTGCCGGACCTCCGCGAGGGCACCGTGCAGCGCGCCTACCAGCTCCAACTGGCGGCCACCCCGGGCGGTTTCGAGGACGACGACCAGTTGGTGTGGGACTCCGGGAAGCTGGACTCCGTCGACTCCACGGCCGTACCGTACGGCGGACCGGCGCTGAAGCCCCGTACGGCCTACTGGTGGCGGGTCAGAAGCTGGGTCAACAAGCGTTCGGCCTGGTCGGAGCCCGTCCTGCTGGCCACCTCGGTCGAGGACGAGTGGGAGGCGAAGCCGATCTGGGTGCCGGCCGGGCCGGTGATGACCGACGGCACCTTCACCGTCCGCGTGAAGATCACCGCCGTGGCGGCCGGCCTGTGGTTCCGGGCCACGAGCACCGCCAACAACTACATGTGGCAGCTACGCGCGGGCACCACCGGTGTGCTGCGCAAGCACGTCTGCGTGAACGGCACGTACACCGTGCTCGGTGAGGTGAAACTGCCGTTCGCGGTCACCGCCGGGGAGTGGGTCGACCTGGGCGTCACCATGACGGGAGCCACCTTCACCACCACCGTCAACGGCACCGTCGTCGACACCACCACCGACAGCCGCTACGCCTCCGGCAACGTCGGCCTGCGCAACGGCAGCACCGAGTCCCAGACCTATGACCGGGTCACCTTCACGGCGGCCGACGGCACGGTCCTCCTCGACGACGACTTCGCCTCCGACAAGGGCACCTTCGCCACCGGCACGGTCTCGGGGGGCGTTCTCACCTTCCCGACCGGTGCCTCCTCGCTCTCCTCCTACGGGGCCGACGACACATGGGCGCTCCTGCGCCACGAGTACGACACGAAGGCCGGCAAGGAGATAGCGGCGGCGATCCTCTATGTGGCGGCCACCTCGCCCGATCCGGCCCGGCAGTACGTCGCGAAGGTGTGGAGCAACGGCACGACGGTCGGCTACGCCTCCGTCCGCTCCGGCGCCGGGACCGCCTACCAGGCCTTCGACGTGACCTCCACCCTGCGGGCGGACGGGAAGGCCAACGCGCTGGCCGCACTGTGCTGGACCACCTCGCAGCAGAAGTTCCTCGCCCAGCTGGAGATCACGTACACCGACGGCAGCCGGTCGACGGTCGCCTCCGGGGACGGCTGGAAGGCGCGCCGCCAGGCCGGGCTGCTGCCCTCGAAGGGCAGTGCGGGCAGCAGCTACTTCACCGTTCCGCAGGAGTACTGGGACCTGCGCCGCGAGCCCGTGGGCTGGACGAAGCCCGGCTTCGACGACGGCGACTGGCTCAAGCCGGTGGTCCGTACCGCGATCGACGGTCTCGTCCCCGCGCTGATCGAGGCGATACGGCCGCACGACGTCACCCCCGCCTCCGTCACCGAGGTGGCCGACGGCCGCTGGCTGGTCGACCTCGGCCGGGAGATCGTCGGCGGACTGGCCCTGGAGGTCACCGGCGGGGCGGGCGACACCGTCGAGGTGCGGCTCGGCGAGGAGCTGAACACGGACGGCACGGTCAAGTACCAGCTGCGCGCCACCAACACCTACCGCGAGGTGTGGACCCTGCGGGACGGCGAGCAGCGCTTCGAGCACTGGGGCTACCGCGGCTTCCGCTGGGCCGAACTGCGCACCACGCTCGACCTGTCGAAGGCGGTCGTCACCGGCCGCGCCTGGAAACTCGACTGGAACGACTCGGACGCCTCGTTCCGCAGCTCCGACGCCGACCTGGACCGGGTGTGGGAGCTGTGCCGCTACTCCATCGAGGCCACCCGCGGCGACCTCTACACGGACACACCCACCCGTGAGCGCGGCCCCTACGAGGGCGACGCGCTGATCAACCAGCTCTCCGAGTACGGCGTGCAGCGCTCGTACGCCCTGGCCCGCTGGTCGAACGACTATCTGGCCCGCAAGGGCACCTGGCCCACCGAGTACCGGCTGATGTGCGCGATCTCCGCGTGGGAGGACTATCTCGCCACGGGCGACGACCGCCAGCTCGCCAAGGACTACGACCTGCTGACCGCGAAGAACCTCACCTCGTACCTGGACTCCCAGGGACTGGTCCGCAAGGCGCCCGGCAGCACCAGCCAGAACCTCGGCGACCTGGTCGACTGGCCCGCCGCCAGCAGGGACGGCTATGTGTTCACCAACGTCAACACGGTCGTCAACGCCTTCCAGTACGCGGCCTTCGAGGCTCTCGCCGGGTGCGCCGCGGCCCTCGGCAAGGACGCCGACGCGACCGCCCTGCGCGGCAGGGCCGACACCCTCGCCACCGCGATGCGCGCCACCCTCCTCGACAGTGCGGGCGGACGCTTCCTCGACGGCGTCGGCACCACTCACAGCGCCCAGCACGCGACCGCCTTCCCGGTGGCGCTCGGTGTCGCGGACGCCCTGGACGACAAGGTGCTGGCCAGGCTGGGCGACACCCTGGCGGCGGGCGGCATGAAGGTGAGCGTGTACGGGTCGCAGTTCCTGCTCGACGCGCTGTTCCGGCTGGGCCGCTCCGACGCCGCCCTCGCCCTGCTCACCTCCACGGCCACCAACTCGTGGCTGCACATGCTGGACGCGCTCAAGGCGACCATCGTCACGGAGGCGTGGGACCCCGCGCTGAAGTCCAACATGACGCTCTCGCACGCCTGGGCGTCCGCGCCGGCCAACGCCGTGGCCCGGCACATCCTCGGCGTGCAGGTCACCGAGCCCGGCGCGGCCGGGTTCCGGATCCGGCCCAGGACCGGGTCGCTGACCGAGGTCGACGGTACGGTGCCCTCCCTGCGCGGGCCGGTCTCGGTCCAGGTGCAGCGCTCCGGGGACACGCACACCACCCGGGTCACCTTGCCACCGAACTCCACTGCCGTGCTGGAGGTGGAGATCGGGGACGCCTCCCCGAAGGCGTACCGGGTGAAGGCGGTCACGCCGCGCGGGGAGGGAAGCGCGAAGGTCGAGTCGTTCACCGACCTCACGGGCACGGTGCTGCGGATAGGCCTGCTCGGCTCGGGTACGACGGAGGTGCGCCGCAAGACCTCCTGA
- a CDS encoding protein kinase domain-containing protein has translation MPPSSTADRAPALRQAGALPLRPGDPDRIGPYVSLGLLGSGGMGRVYLARPADGKPDLVAVKVIRPEYAEDIRFRRRFEQEAAVHSRVRTPRMPRLAGTGFRDELLWMATEYLPGLDLAVAVDEDGPLPAVAVRRLVAELGQALADLSAAGIVHRDLKPSNVLLSAQGAHVIDFGIAKAADASAITGTGNRVGTPAYMSPEYLRTGECDTASDVFSLACTLVFAATGSAPFGDGTGVDVMHRVAFEEPNPDVLAEIATTDAKLASLLSACLAKEPGQRPTPGQLIEAVASGSPGSEAAGHDFPGSEAAVPYGTFDWPEPLGGRVLARQRACETLRRVPLEQPGPEPLGKAAGAAAADVAPSPSADVSAPPSRPTPRGTRPRNRRKRVLIGAAGLAMCMAVAGGVALTLLSPATTTASPQGGTTVSADALPGDAASASATARSDRTDTTPDGGSGTSEVSGKDERASADGDTPRPDSSASGTDSGTDEDPDTGSSAPAPGTSAPPETTPTPSDAPTEPTTPAWLTDCTYYYGNGRTRLGDSGQRVLQVQCMLSKRGYGLGGGGVDGEFDDGTKAAVQSFQQDKGLLVTDGVVRPRVWKALRSTE, from the coding sequence GTGCCGCCATCATCGACGGCGGACAGGGCTCCGGCGCTGCGGCAGGCAGGTGCTCTGCCTCTGCGCCCCGGCGACCCGGACCGTATCGGTCCCTATGTGTCGCTGGGGCTGCTCGGCAGCGGCGGAATGGGGCGCGTCTACCTGGCGCGCCCCGCGGACGGCAAGCCCGACCTCGTCGCGGTGAAGGTGATCAGACCGGAATACGCGGAGGACATCCGGTTCCGCCGCCGATTCGAGCAGGAGGCGGCGGTGCACAGCCGGGTGCGCACGCCGCGCATGCCGCGCCTGGCCGGCACGGGCTTCCGGGACGAACTGCTGTGGATGGCCACCGAGTATCTGCCGGGGCTCGATCTGGCGGTGGCCGTGGACGAGGACGGCCCCCTGCCGGCCGTCGCCGTCCGGCGGCTGGTGGCGGAGCTGGGACAGGCCCTGGCCGACCTCTCCGCCGCGGGGATCGTGCACCGGGACCTGAAGCCGTCCAACGTGCTGCTGTCCGCCCAGGGCGCGCACGTCATCGACTTCGGCATCGCGAAGGCCGCCGACGCGAGCGCGATCACCGGCACCGGCAACCGGGTCGGCACCCCGGCCTACATGTCTCCGGAGTACCTGCGGACCGGCGAGTGCGACACGGCCTCGGACGTGTTCTCCCTGGCCTGCACCCTGGTCTTCGCGGCGACCGGCAGCGCCCCGTTCGGCGACGGCACCGGCGTCGACGTCATGCACCGGGTGGCGTTCGAGGAGCCCAACCCGGATGTGCTCGCCGAGATCGCGACGACCGACGCGAAGCTCGCCTCGCTGCTCTCCGCCTGCCTGGCCAAGGAGCCGGGACAGCGGCCGACACCGGGGCAGCTGATCGAGGCGGTCGCGTCCGGCTCCCCGGGCTCCGAGGCGGCCGGGCACGACTTCCCCGGTTCCGAGGCGGCCGTACCGTACGGGACGTTCGACTGGCCCGAACCACTGGGCGGCCGCGTGCTCGCCCGGCAGCGGGCGTGCGAGACGCTGCGCCGCGTCCCCCTCGAACAGCCCGGCCCCGAACCGCTGGGGAAGGCGGCGGGAGCGGCCGCCGCCGACGTGGCGCCGAGTCCGTCCGCCGACGTGTCGGCCCCGCCGTCACGTCCGACGCCGCGCGGCACCCGGCCCCGGAACCGCCGCAAGCGGGTGCTGATCGGCGCCGCCGGGCTGGCGATGTGCATGGCGGTCGCCGGTGGCGTTGCACTCACCCTCCTGAGCCCCGCCACCACCACGGCCTCACCACAGGGGGGTACGACGGTTTCCGCCGACGCCCTGCCCGGCGACGCGGCCTCGGCGTCGGCGACAGCGCGCTCGGACCGTACGGACACCACCCCCGACGGCGGATCGGGGACCTCGGAGGTGTCCGGCAAGGACGAGCGAGCCTCGGCCGACGGCGACACCCCGCGCCCCGACTCGTCCGCTTCCGGCACCGACTCCGGCACCGACGAGGACCCGGACACCGGGTCCTCCGCGCCCGCCCCGGGAACCAGCGCGCCCCCCGAGACCACGCCGACCCCGAGCGACGCGCCCACCGAGCCCACGACCCCGGCCTGGCTCACGGACTGCACGTACTACTACGGCAACGGACGCACCCGCCTCGGGGACAGCGGCCAACGCGTCCTACAGGTGCAGTGCATGCTGTCCAAGCGGGGCTACGGCCTCGGAGGCGGCGGTGTGGACGGCGAGTTCGACGACGGGACGAAGGCCGCGGTGCAGAGTTTCCAGCAGGACAAGGGACTGCTCGTCACCGACGGCGTCGTACGTCCGCGTGTCTGGAAGGCGTTGCGCTCCACGGAGTGA
- a CDS encoding MurR/RpiR family transcriptional regulator produces MTDAVDTQGSGGVGTGRPQGVGTEGHGGVGAAARLQQLFEGRRLTPTQRRIAHCLVRQAADVPYLSSVALAHLAGVSQPSVTRFAVALGFDGYPALRAHLRTVAPAGQGFDGRSANPYQRAVQAEIDNLRHLASLLTDPEPVERAGRLLAASRPLPVLGLRASAAQARGFAYLAAKVHTDVRLLDEGGSLLADRIDATRQAGASALLCFALPRHPRELLDALAHARAAGLTVVTVADGTFAPVAAHSDLLLPAAVGTGLVFDTVGAPMLLGQVLLEAMCDALPDAQAHLEEFDARAAARGLFVD; encoded by the coding sequence ATGACGGACGCCGTCGACACCCAAGGGTCCGGCGGAGTCGGCACCGGGAGACCTCAGGGCGTCGGCACCGAAGGACACGGTGGAGTCGGCGCGGCCGCGCGGCTGCAGCAGCTCTTCGAGGGCCGTCGGCTCACCCCGACACAGCGCCGCATCGCGCACTGCCTCGTCCGGCAGGCGGCGGACGTGCCCTATCTGTCGAGCGTGGCACTGGCCCACCTGGCCGGTGTGAGCCAGCCGTCGGTGACCCGCTTCGCCGTCGCCCTCGGCTTCGACGGCTATCCGGCACTGCGCGCCCATCTGCGAACGGTCGCACCCGCGGGGCAGGGCTTCGACGGACGGTCGGCCAACCCTTACCAGCGCGCCGTGCAGGCCGAGATCGACAATCTGCGTCATCTGGCGTCCCTGCTCACCGACCCCGAACCCGTCGAACGCGCGGGCCGCCTGCTCGCCGCCTCCCGGCCGCTGCCGGTGCTCGGGTTGCGCGCCTCCGCCGCCCAGGCACGCGGCTTCGCCTACTTGGCGGCGAAGGTCCACACCGACGTACGGCTGCTCGACGAGGGCGGCTCACTGCTCGCCGACCGCATCGACGCTACCCGGCAGGCCGGGGCGAGCGCGTTGCTGTGCTTCGCACTGCCCCGCCACCCGCGCGAACTTCTCGACGCCCTCGCCCATGCCCGTGCCGCGGGCCTGACGGTGGTGACGGTCGCCGACGGGACCTTCGCCCCGGTCGCCGCCCACAGCGACCTGCTGCTCCCCGCCGCCGTGGGTACCGGCCTGGTCTTCGACACCGTCGGCGCCCCCATGCTGCTGGGTCAGGTCCTGCTGGAGGCGATGTGCGACGCCCTCCCGGACGCCCAGGCCCACCTGGAGGAGTTCGACGCGCGGGCCGCGGCGCGTGGACTGTTCGTCGACTGA
- a CDS encoding ABC transporter substrate-binding protein — MYRGAAFGLITALTLTACGGGGDSDDNPLAGDSAGAGGDAIVVGSANFPENQLLAEIYAQALEGKGLKVTRKFDIGAREVYYDQVVKGGIDVFPEYNGALLTVAVDKNSTATSTEDINAELKAKLPASVEILDSAAAEDKDSVTVTAETAAEYNLKTLADLKPVAGDMTIGAGSEFKTRTQGGVGLKKVYGVEFGKFQPLDAGAQATLVKLLKDDKVQAANLYTTDPAIVADKLVVLEDPKNLFSSQNVTPLVYKDAVNDKAKEALNAVSAKLTTEDLLEMMKRLANDKEDADIVAKDWLTSTGLAG, encoded by the coding sequence ATGTACCGAGGCGCCGCGTTCGGCCTCATCACCGCGCTCACGCTGACCGCCTGCGGCGGTGGCGGTGACAGCGACGACAATCCGCTGGCGGGCGACAGCGCCGGCGCCGGCGGCGACGCCATCGTCGTAGGCTCGGCGAACTTCCCCGAGAACCAGCTTCTCGCCGAGATCTACGCACAGGCCCTGGAGGGCAAGGGCCTGAAGGTGACCCGGAAGTTCGACATCGGCGCCCGCGAGGTCTACTACGACCAGGTGGTCAAGGGCGGCATAGACGTCTTCCCCGAGTACAACGGCGCCCTGCTGACGGTGGCGGTCGACAAGAACAGCACCGCGACCAGCACCGAGGACATCAACGCCGAACTGAAGGCGAAGCTGCCGGCGTCGGTGGAGATCCTCGACTCCGCCGCGGCCGAGGACAAGGACTCGGTGACGGTCACCGCCGAGACCGCCGCCGAGTACAACCTCAAGACCCTCGCCGACCTCAAGCCGGTCGCCGGGGACATGACGATCGGGGCCGGGTCGGAGTTCAAGACCCGCACGCAGGGAGGCGTAGGCCTGAAGAAGGTCTACGGCGTGGAGTTCGGGAAGTTCCAGCCGCTCGACGCGGGTGCCCAGGCCACCCTGGTGAAGCTGCTGAAGGACGACAAGGTGCAGGCCGCCAACCTCTACACCACCGACCCCGCCATCGTCGCGGACAAGCTGGTCGTCCTGGAGGACCCGAAGAACCTCTTCTCCTCGCAGAACGTCACGCCACTCGTCTACAAGGACGCGGTGAACGACAAGGCGAAGGAAGCGCTCAACGCCGTCTCCGCCAAGCTCACCACCGAGGACCTGCTGGAGATGATGAAGAGGCTCGCCAACGACAAGGAGGACGCCGACATCGTCGCCAAGGACTGGCTGACGTCCACCGGCCTCGCGGGCTGA
- a CDS encoding ABC transporter permease: MNDFLNQMELVGDWLTSSAQWHGDEGIPQRLLEHLTYSGLSLLFAAVIGLTFGLLVGHTGRGAFAVASVANLARAIPTFGLVVLVVTLAGLSTAPVLVALVALAVPPILINTFEGVRGVDPATRDAARGVGMTEWEVLARVEVPMALPLILLGLRVAAIQVVATATVAAYPGLGGLGRYIVDGLSRNDYELVIGGSTVVVALALVVQMVFTALRRLIVSPGLRATASKS; this comes from the coding sequence ATGAACGATTTCCTGAACCAGATGGAGCTCGTGGGGGACTGGCTGACGTCCTCGGCGCAGTGGCACGGCGACGAGGGCATCCCGCAGCGGCTGCTGGAGCATCTCACCTACAGCGGGCTGTCGTTGCTGTTCGCCGCCGTCATCGGGCTGACATTCGGACTGCTCGTCGGCCACACCGGCCGTGGCGCCTTCGCCGTGGCCAGCGTGGCGAACCTCGCCCGCGCGATCCCCACCTTCGGTCTGGTCGTCCTCGTGGTCACGCTCGCGGGGCTCAGCACCGCGCCCGTGCTGGTCGCGCTGGTCGCGCTCGCGGTTCCGCCGATCCTCATCAACACCTTCGAGGGGGTACGGGGCGTGGACCCCGCCACCCGGGACGCGGCGCGCGGGGTCGGCATGACCGAGTGGGAGGTCCTGGCCCGGGTCGAGGTACCGATGGCGCTGCCGCTGATCCTCCTCGGACTGCGGGTCGCCGCGATCCAGGTCGTGGCCACCGCCACCGTCGCCGCCTACCCCGGCCTCGGCGGCCTGGGCCGCTACATCGTCGACGGACTCTCCCGCAACGACTACGAGTTGGTCATCGGTGGTTCCACGGTCGTCGTCGCCCTCGCGCTCGTCGTCCAGATGGTGTTCACCGCGCTGCGGCGCCTGATCGTCTCGCCGGGTCTGAGGGCCACGGCGTCCAAGTCCTGA